Proteins encoded by one window of Kribbella italica:
- a CDS encoding polysaccharide deacetylase family protein has translation MTWHDGAAAVAALTFDVDAESPVLARGGHYAEHLTTMSHQSYGPDVGVPRILDLLDDLSVPATFFVPGWVAEQRPGLAASIVERGHEVAHHSYSHRPPTSLTPAEERDDFERALAVFDAQGITVSGHRAALWEASRQTPALVAEHGLLYDSSLMGDDRPYLLEAGGVVELPVHWSLDDWEQYAYLPAPEIGSVIESPRKVLELWKAELDGMRVYRCLLMLCLHPFLSGRPGRLLALRELIEYALSCGDVSFAQCRDLAVRAAADESLPVRPVSLPVVDPAVYP, from the coding sequence ATGACCTGGCACGACGGCGCGGCAGCGGTGGCAGCACTCACGTTCGACGTGGACGCGGAGTCCCCGGTGCTCGCACGGGGTGGGCACTACGCCGAGCACCTCACCACCATGTCGCACCAGTCGTACGGGCCGGACGTCGGCGTACCGAGGATCCTGGACCTGCTGGACGACCTGTCCGTACCGGCAACGTTCTTCGTCCCTGGCTGGGTAGCGGAGCAGCGGCCCGGGCTGGCGGCGTCGATCGTCGAGCGCGGGCACGAGGTGGCCCACCACTCGTACAGCCATCGTCCACCGACCTCACTGACGCCAGCTGAGGAGCGGGACGACTTCGAGCGGGCTCTGGCCGTGTTCGACGCGCAGGGCATCACCGTGAGCGGGCACCGGGCAGCGCTGTGGGAGGCGAGCCGGCAGACGCCCGCACTCGTGGCGGAGCACGGCCTGCTCTACGACTCGTCGCTGATGGGTGACGACCGGCCCTACCTGCTGGAGGCCGGCGGCGTGGTCGAACTGCCGGTGCACTGGTCTCTGGACGACTGGGAGCAGTACGCGTACCTGCCGGCTCCGGAGATCGGCTCGGTGATCGAGTCGCCGCGCAAGGTGCTGGAGCTGTGGAAGGCGGAACTGGACGGGATGCGCGTCTACCGCTGCCTGCTCATGCTGTGCCTGCACCCGTTCCTGTCCGGGCGGCCCGGCCGGCTGCTCGCACTGCGTGAGCTGATCGAGTACGCCTTGTCCTGTGGGGATGTGAGCTTCGCACAGTGCCGCGACCTCGCCGTACGGGCTGCTGCTGACGAGTCGCTGCCGGTCCGGCCGGTGTCGCTGCCGGTTGTCGACCCGGCGGTCTACCCCTGA
- a CDS encoding PucR family transcriptional regulator ligand-binding domain-containing protein — protein MLTLAGLLQDHLLELGLLVSGADGALTREALWVHNTELPDPSPYLREGEIVLTNGLWLPGTTPSAFVEAVHRAGAAGIIFGLRAEIPRTPDDLIEACEEYGLPLLQISIDVPFTAVTQAASATQADQRREALVDLVRRGDALAQAISHGAGASGVLAVLRREHDLPLAVVDRMARPLASAGTTLSPEQLRLAADGLARHPPPLEIDLGAEQGKATVFLVGAVGDTDAALLCLKPVTELSRAEQDALDQAARFLSLEVAKQQAVQAIELRFASELLDMILSGAQRAAEVPDRLRAFGVDPYGELLVLAAAFAHPDATLPGLSETVGAFFLDRSLAVVVAGGSQDVVAVLQRPQQQTRELADELRQAITKRFPDQRVVIGLGEPAPTAHLLREPLVQARKACQVLRRRPGQSVATFNELGTHRVLLGLQDPETLRSFAAGVLRPLREYDRKRDAGLESTLRAFLQYDGQYAATAAALYIHVNTLRNRLGKITELTGRDAVRTEDRVDLYLALEADELAQG, from the coding sequence GTGCTGACACTGGCCGGGCTCCTGCAGGACCACCTGCTGGAGCTCGGCCTGCTCGTCTCCGGAGCCGACGGAGCGCTCACCCGCGAAGCCCTCTGGGTCCACAACACCGAACTCCCCGACCCCTCGCCGTACCTGCGGGAGGGCGAGATCGTCCTCACCAACGGCCTTTGGCTGCCCGGGACGACCCCGAGTGCGTTCGTCGAGGCCGTCCACCGGGCAGGAGCCGCCGGCATCATCTTCGGCCTCCGCGCGGAGATCCCTCGAACGCCCGACGACCTGATCGAGGCCTGCGAGGAGTACGGACTCCCCCTGCTCCAGATCTCCATCGACGTGCCGTTCACGGCCGTCACCCAGGCAGCCTCCGCGACCCAGGCCGATCAGCGCCGCGAAGCCCTGGTCGACCTGGTCAGGCGAGGCGATGCGCTGGCGCAGGCGATCTCGCACGGCGCCGGCGCGTCCGGCGTACTGGCTGTGCTCAGGAGAGAGCACGACCTGCCGCTGGCCGTCGTCGACCGGATGGCGCGTCCACTGGCCTCAGCCGGTACGACGCTGTCGCCGGAGCAGCTGCGCCTGGCTGCTGACGGCCTGGCCCGGCACCCACCGCCGCTGGAGATTGACCTGGGTGCAGAGCAGGGCAAGGCCACAGTCTTCCTGGTCGGCGCTGTGGGTGACACCGACGCCGCACTGCTCTGCCTGAAGCCGGTTACCGAGCTGAGCCGGGCTGAGCAGGATGCACTCGACCAGGCCGCGCGGTTCCTGAGCCTGGAGGTGGCCAAGCAGCAGGCGGTCCAGGCGATCGAGCTGCGGTTCGCCAGCGAGCTGCTCGACATGATCCTGTCCGGTGCGCAGCGTGCCGCTGAGGTCCCGGACCGGCTGCGCGCCTTCGGCGTAGACCCGTACGGCGAACTGCTGGTCCTCGCCGCAGCCTTCGCACACCCCGACGCGACCCTGCCCGGCCTGTCCGAGACCGTCGGAGCCTTCTTCCTCGACCGGAGCCTCGCCGTAGTCGTCGCCGGCGGCAGCCAGGACGTCGTCGCCGTACTGCAGCGCCCCCAGCAGCAGACGCGCGAGCTGGCGGACGAGCTGCGCCAGGCCATCACCAAGCGCTTCCCAGACCAGCGCGTCGTGATCGGCCTCGGCGAACCAGCTCCCACAGCGCACCTGCTGCGTGAGCCACTCGTGCAGGCCCGCAAGGCCTGCCAGGTGCTCAGACGCCGCCCAGGCCAGTCAGTAGCCACCTTCAACGAGCTGGGCACCCACCGAGTGCTGCTCGGCCTCCAAGACCCCGAGACCCTGCGCAGCTTCGCCGCCGGCGTCCTCCGCCCACTACGCGAGTACGACCGCAAGCGGGACGCCGGTCTGGAGAGCACCCTCCGCGCCTTCCTCCAGTACGACGGCCAGTACGCCGCAACCGCCGCCGCCCTCTACATCCACGTCAACACCCTGCGGAACAGACTGGGCAAGATCACCGAGCTCACTGGCCGCGACGCCGTCCGCACCGAAGACCGAGTGGACCTTTACCTGGCCCTGGAGGCCGACGAGCTGGCTCAGGGGTAG